The proteins below are encoded in one region of Pseudonocardia sp. DSM 110487:
- the add gene encoding adenosine deaminase — protein MDVELSEFVAGLPKCELHVHLEGTLEPELKLALAERNGVDIGQRTVEEVRATYRFDSLASFLAVYYPAMDVLVTEQDFYELAHAYLVRAASQNVRYAEVFFDPQVHTGRGVAFEAVVRGYHRALQDVERDLGVAGALIMCIVRDLPADSAMEALDAALPFKDLILGLGLDSDERGNPPAKFAEVFAKARGEGLHLTMHCDIDQENTTEHIRQALEDIQVERIDHGTNVVEDPGLLQIVRDRGTGLTCCPISNGFVTGDMKAPVIARLLREGVRVTVNSDDPAYFGGYVGENLLTLARVADLTPAELVQLERNAFEIAWLPDEQRARYLSELEEYAAAL, from the coding sequence ATGGACGTGGAACTCAGCGAGTTCGTCGCCGGCCTGCCCAAGTGCGAGCTGCACGTGCACCTCGAGGGGACGCTCGAGCCGGAGCTGAAGCTCGCCCTCGCCGAGCGCAACGGGGTGGACATCGGGCAGCGAACGGTCGAGGAGGTCCGCGCCACCTACCGGTTCGACTCGCTGGCGTCGTTCCTCGCGGTCTACTACCCGGCGATGGACGTGCTGGTCACCGAGCAGGACTTCTACGAGCTCGCGCACGCCTACCTCGTGCGGGCGGCGTCGCAGAACGTCCGTTACGCGGAGGTGTTCTTCGACCCGCAGGTGCACACGGGGCGCGGGGTGGCGTTCGAGGCCGTGGTCCGCGGCTACCACCGTGCGTTGCAGGACGTCGAGCGCGATCTCGGGGTGGCCGGTGCGCTGATCATGTGCATCGTCCGCGACCTGCCCGCCGACAGCGCGATGGAGGCGCTCGACGCGGCGCTGCCGTTCAAGGATCTGATCCTCGGCCTCGGTCTCGACTCCGACGAGCGGGGGAACCCGCCCGCGAAGTTCGCGGAGGTCTTCGCGAAGGCCCGCGGCGAGGGGCTGCACCTCACGATGCACTGCGACATCGACCAGGAGAACACCACGGAGCACATCCGGCAGGCGCTCGAGGACATCCAGGTCGAGCGCATCGACCACGGCACGAACGTCGTGGAGGACCCGGGGCTGCTGCAGATCGTGCGGGACCGGGGCACCGGGCTCACCTGCTGCCCGATCTCCAACGGGTTCGTCACCGGCGACATGAAGGCCCCGGTGATCGCCCGGCTGCTGCGCGAGGGCGTCCGCGTCACCGTCAACTCCGACGACCCGGCCTACTTCGGTGGCTACGTGGGCGAGAACCTGCTCACGCTCGCGCGGGTCGCCGACCTCACCCCGGCCGAGCTGGTGCAGCTGGAGCGCAACGCGTTCGAGATCGCGTGGCTGCCGGACGAGCAGCGTGCTCGCTACCTCTCGGAGCTGGAGGAGTACGCCGCCGCGCTATAG